A section of the Devosia rhizoryzae genome encodes:
- the cobF gene encoding precorrin-6A synthase (deacetylating) — protein sequence MKTILVVGIGTGSPEHMTVAAIAALNRVDVLFIPDKGASKADLADVRRTIIERFVTSAARQVSYAVPRRNAAEPDYGKGVDDWHGVLAGVFSGLIDQVPDGGAGAFLVWGDPGLYDSTLRILHRVERPIEVQVLPGITAVQALTAAHGVALNRIGEPVLITTGRQLGAVETDTVVMLDGQLAFLQADPELEIFWGAYLGTEDQLLIAGRLGDVAERIVATRKTARERHGWIMDTYLLRRR from the coding sequence ATGAAAACCATTCTTGTAGTGGGCATCGGTACGGGGTCTCCCGAGCATATGACGGTTGCAGCGATCGCGGCGCTGAACCGGGTGGATGTGCTGTTTATCCCAGACAAGGGCGCGTCGAAGGCTGATCTGGCCGATGTGCGACGGACGATCATCGAGCGGTTTGTCACCTCCGCGGCACGGCAAGTGAGCTATGCCGTGCCGCGGCGGAATGCGGCCGAGCCTGACTATGGCAAGGGCGTCGATGATTGGCATGGCGTGCTGGCTGGCGTCTTTTCCGGGCTGATCGACCAGGTGCCGGACGGCGGCGCCGGGGCATTTCTCGTCTGGGGTGATCCGGGGCTTTACGATTCGACGCTACGCATTCTGCATCGTGTGGAAAGGCCGATCGAGGTTCAAGTGCTGCCGGGGATCACTGCGGTTCAGGCGCTGACGGCTGCGCATGGAGTTGCGCTCAATCGCATCGGAGAGCCGGTTCTGATCACCACCGGGCGGCAGCTTGGCGCGGTCGAGACGGACACTGTCGTAATGTTGGATGGACAGCTTGCGTTTCTCCAAGCCGATCCGGAGCTTGAAATTTTCTGGGGGGCTTACCTCGGCACCGAGGACCAGCTGCTGATCGCTGGCAGGCTGGGCGATGTGGCGGAGCGGATCGTCGCCACGCGCAAGACGGCGCGGGAGCGGCATGGCTGGATCATGGACACGTATCTGTTGCGCCGGCGCTAG
- the cobG gene encoding precorrin-3B synthase, with translation MAQALDIANFGRRSACPTLDAPMQTGDGLLARVRIAGGRLRPRQLAGLVRLAMQHGNGVAEVTARGNLQVRGLSADSSGPFAGAVTELVPVETGLVIDVSPIAGEDPEERADPRHLAQAIRAGVEDFEHRLGPKVSVVVDGGGQISLAALKADVRLLAVEGGRWSVQIGRGAEETCDAGHAVAVAVETLARLAAMGPGARAGDLPPQDPHPASPVRRGRSSIGVGVGSGVSARGTPPPSPGGGWVGVGRGLGLLRGTTTPIALPFGVVHAEALLQLAEAANDTIRLAPGHMLLLDNASPALIETAESLGFITRGDDPRLRISACIGSDGCASGLMPARRLAARLATQAPTGKTLHVSGCGKGCAHPRPADVALVGRADGIGLVIDGRAGDTPVQVLDEAGILPAFADLDRR, from the coding sequence ATGGCGCAGGCTCTTGATATCGCAAATTTTGGACGGCGCAGCGCCTGCCCGACGCTGGATGCGCCGATGCAGACCGGCGATGGGCTCTTGGCGCGGGTGCGGATCGCTGGTGGGCGTTTGAGGCCCCGTCAGCTGGCGGGCTTGGTGCGGCTTGCGATGCAGCACGGCAATGGCGTGGCCGAGGTGACGGCGCGCGGCAACCTCCAGGTGCGGGGACTGAGCGCGGACTCGTCGGGCCCGTTTGCGGGCGCGGTGACGGAGCTTGTGCCGGTGGAAACGGGACTGGTGATCGATGTTTCGCCAATCGCGGGGGAAGATCCGGAGGAGCGGGCAGATCCGAGACATTTGGCGCAGGCGATCCGGGCGGGCGTCGAAGATTTTGAGCATCGGCTGGGTCCAAAGGTCAGCGTGGTCGTCGATGGCGGTGGGCAGATCTCGCTGGCGGCGCTGAAGGCGGATGTGCGGCTTTTGGCGGTTGAAGGCGGGCGTTGGTCGGTGCAGATCGGGCGCGGTGCGGAGGAGACTTGTGACGCTGGGCACGCGGTTGCGGTGGCAGTTGAGACGCTGGCCAGATTGGCGGCGATGGGGCCGGGGGCTCGGGCGGGCGACCTGCCTCCACAAGACCCCCACCCCGCCTCCCCCGTTAGGCGGGGGAGGAGTTCGATTGGGGTTGGGGTTGGATCGGGGGTTAGCGCCCGCGGAACTCCTCCCCCTTCTCCAGGGGGAGGTTGGGTGGGGGTGGGCCGCGGGCTTGGACTTCTGAGGGGAACCACGACGCCTATCGCCCTGCCCTTCGGTGTCGTGCACGCCGAAGCACTTCTGCAGCTTGCCGAAGCGGCTAACGACACTATCCGCCTTGCGCCGGGCCACATGCTGTTGCTCGACAACGCCTCCCCTGCCCTGATCGAGACTGCCGAGAGCCTCGGCTTCATCACCCGCGGCGATGATCCGCGCCTGCGCATTTCGGCCTGTATCGGCAGCGATGGCTGCGCATCTGGCTTAATGCCGGCGAGACGGTTGGCCGCCCGGCTGGCGACGCAAGCGCCAACAGGAAAAACCCTTCATGTCTCGGGCTGCGGCAAGGGTTGTGCGCATCCGCGGCCGGCGGATGTTGCGCTCGTGGGGCGGGCCGACGGGATTGGCCTTGTCATCGACGGACGTGCAGGCGATACCCCAGTGCAAGTGCTTGACGAGGCGGGCATTCTTCCTGCCTTCGCCGACCTGGATCGCCGATGA
- a CDS encoding precorrin-8X methylmutase: MTQYDYIKDGDAIYRQSFATIRAEADLARFDGDEAELAVRMIHAAGMIEAAEHFVFGPGFVHAARRALMAGAPILCDAEMVVRGVTAARLPAQNKVVCTLRDERTPALAASIGNTRSAAALHLWDEYLDGAVVAIGNAPTALFHLLEILRDGAPKPAAILGMPVGFIGAAESKDALAENSYGVPYAIVRGRLGGSAITAACLNALARPGL; the protein is encoded by the coding sequence ATGACCCAATACGACTACATCAAGGATGGCGATGCGATCTATCGCCAGTCCTTTGCCACCATCCGCGCCGAAGCCGATCTGGCGCGCTTCGATGGGGACGAAGCCGAGCTGGCGGTGCGGATGATCCATGCGGCAGGCATGATCGAGGCTGCGGAGCATTTCGTGTTCGGGCCCGGTTTCGTCCATGCGGCGCGGCGCGCGCTGATGGCTGGGGCGCCCATTCTTTGCGATGCGGAAATGGTGGTGCGCGGGGTAACGGCGGCGCGGTTGCCAGCACAGAACAAGGTCGTCTGCACCTTGCGCGACGAGCGAACACCGGCTCTAGCGGCAAGCATCGGCAATACGCGTTCGGCGGCAGCGCTACATCTTTGGGACGAGTATCTGGACGGGGCAGTGGTGGCGATCGGCAACGCCCCGACGGCGCTGTTTCACCTGCTCGAAATATTGCGCGACGGCGCGCCGAAGCCGGCGGCGATCTTGGGCATGCCGGTCGGTTTTATCGGCGCGGCGGAGTCCAAGGATGCGCTGGCAGAGAACTCCTATGGTGTGCCTTACGCCATTGTGCGGGGGCGGCTTGGGGGTAGTGCGATTACAGCGGCGTGCCTAAACGCATTGGCGAGGCCGGGGCTTTGA
- a CDS encoding precorrin-2 C(20)-methyltransferase: MPKRIGEAGALSGRLYGVGTGPGDPELLTLKALKTLQAADVVAYFAKRGNSSNARQIVAGYIRAGQAEEALHYPVTTELHRHADGYKAQIEEFYAEAAERVAAHLDAGRSVAVLSEGDPLFYGSYMHLHVRLAPRYETEVIPGITAMSGCWSAAGLPLVQGDDVLTVLPGTLEQAELVRRLGDSEGVVIMKLGRNLPKVRAALEQAGRLAGAVYVERGTMGNGSFVPVADKVDDTAPYFSLILVPGWSARP, from the coding sequence GTGCCTAAACGCATTGGCGAGGCCGGGGCTTTGAGCGGCAGGCTTTATGGCGTAGGCACCGGGCCGGGTGATCCGGAACTCTTGACGCTCAAGGCATTAAAGACGCTGCAAGCGGCTGATGTGGTTGCCTATTTCGCCAAGCGCGGCAACTCCAGCAATGCACGGCAGATCGTTGCCGGCTATATTCGAGCTGGTCAGGCGGAAGAGGCGCTCCACTATCCGGTCACGACCGAACTGCATCGCCATGCCGATGGCTACAAGGCGCAGATCGAGGAATTCTATGCCGAAGCGGCAGAGCGGGTTGCAGCGCATCTTGATGCGGGGCGCTCGGTCGCGGTCTTGAGCGAAGGCGATCCGCTGTTTTACGGCAGCTATATGCATCTCCATGTGCGATTGGCGCCGCGATACGAGACCGAGGTTATCCCTGGCATTACGGCGATGTCGGGCTGCTGGTCGGCGGCCGGATTGCCGCTCGTGCAGGGCGATGACGTGCTGACGGTTCTGCCCGGAACGCTGGAACAGGCGGAGTTGGTGAGGCGGCTCGGCGACAGCGAAGGCGTGGTTATCATGAAGCTCGGGCGCAACTTGCCCAAGGTGCGGGCGGCGCTGGAGCAGGCCGGGCGGCTTGCTGGCGCGGTTTATGTAGAGCGCGGCACGATGGGCAACGGCTCCTTTGTTCCGGTTGCCGACAAGGTTGACGACACGGCGCCGTACTTCTCCTTGATTCTGGTGCCCGGCTGGAGTGCGCGGCCTTGA
- a CDS encoding precorrin-3B C(17)-methyltransferase → MSGRLVVLGTGPGKPEQMTPEAAAAIAEAEVFFGYGPYLGRLSLRPEQRIVASDNREEIDRSRAALEAAAGGARVCVVSGGDPGVFAMAAAVCEAIEDGPATWRALDVQVLPGVTAMLAVAARAGAPLGHDFCAISLSDNLKPWELIERRLRAVAEAGLVIALYNPISKARPWQLPAAFRVLREVLPVSVPVIFGRAIGRVDERFAVVPLAEAEQHRADMATCVIVGSAETRTIERPGRDPLIYSPRSARG, encoded by the coding sequence TTGAGCGGGCGTCTGGTGGTGCTGGGCACCGGGCCGGGCAAGCCGGAGCAGATGACGCCTGAAGCGGCGGCGGCGATCGCCGAGGCAGAGGTGTTTTTCGGCTATGGGCCGTATCTGGGCCGGTTGTCACTTAGGCCGGAACAGCGGATTGTGGCTTCGGACAATCGCGAGGAAATCGACCGGTCGCGGGCGGCGCTTGAGGCTGCGGCTGGAGGGGCGCGGGTATGCGTCGTTTCCGGTGGCGACCCCGGTGTTTTTGCCATGGCGGCCGCGGTGTGCGAGGCGATCGAAGATGGCCCCGCGACATGGCGGGCGCTGGATGTGCAGGTGCTGCCGGGGGTGACCGCCATGCTGGCCGTGGCTGCGCGCGCCGGAGCGCCGCTGGGGCATGATTTTTGCGCCATCTCCTTGTCGGACAACCTTAAACCCTGGGAGCTGATCGAGCGGCGGTTGCGAGCGGTGGCGGAGGCGGGGCTGGTGATTGCGCTTTATAATCCGATTTCGAAGGCGCGACCGTGGCAGTTGCCAGCCGCATTTCGGGTATTGCGCGAAGTGCTGCCGGTGAGCGTGCCGGTCATCTTTGGGCGGGCGATTGGACGGGTGGATGAGCGCTTTGCCGTGGTGCCGCTGGCAGAGGCGGAGCAGCATCGGGCGGACATGGCGACTTGCGTGATCGTGGGCTCGGCGGAGACGCGAACAATCGAGCGTCCCGGGCGTGATCCGCTGATCTATTCGCCGCGGAGTGCGCGCGGATGA
- the cbiE gene encoding precorrin-6y C5,15-methyltransferase (decarboxylating) subunit CbiE, whose amino-acid sequence MSEPWLTIVGIGEDGLNGISAAARAAISKADQVFGGARHLELAAEAITGSALPWASPFSDSVEQIIAARGQKICVLASGDPYHFGVGATLSKRVDPAEMQVLPIASAFSLAAARLGWPLQDVVSLSLHGRPVELILPHLHAGARILALTSDENGPVALARVLTEAGFGRSIVTVMEALGGPDERILSQMAELFMLTDIHPLNVCAVTVVPLPGARVLALTPGLDDGLFEHDGQMTKREMRALTLSALAPRRHELLWDIGAGSGSVGIEWMLADPSCRAIAVESHPERVARIGRNAKAFGVPGLTVVEGTAPSALDGLEPPHAVFVGGGGSEPGVMEAAMTALRPNGRLVANAVTLEMEAVLLALQAEHGGDLTRLSVARAEPVGTMTGWRPAMPITQWRWVKPW is encoded by the coding sequence ATGAGCGAGCCTTGGCTGACGATTGTGGGGATTGGCGAGGACGGGCTGAACGGCATTTCTGCGGCGGCGCGGGCAGCGATTTCTAAGGCTGATCAGGTATTTGGCGGGGCGCGGCATCTGGAGCTTGCGGCCGAGGCGATCACCGGGAGCGCCCTGCCCTGGGCGTCGCCGTTTTCGGATTCCGTAGAGCAGATCATCGCGGCGCGGGGACAGAAAATTTGCGTTCTGGCGTCGGGTGATCCGTATCATTTCGGGGTCGGAGCGACGCTGTCCAAGCGGGTTGATCCGGCCGAAATGCAAGTTCTTCCAATAGCTTCTGCATTCAGCCTGGCAGCGGCGCGGTTGGGCTGGCCGTTGCAGGATGTCGTGAGCCTGTCGCTGCATGGGCGGCCGGTGGAATTGATCTTGCCGCATCTGCATGCTGGGGCGCGGATTTTGGCGCTGACGTCGGATGAGAATGGGCCGGTGGCTTTGGCGCGAGTGCTCACCGAGGCGGGGTTTGGGAGGTCGATCGTTACGGTTATGGAGGCCCTGGGGGGGCCGGATGAACGGATCCTGTCACAAATGGCAGAGTTGTTCATGTTGACCGATATTCACCCGCTCAATGTCTGCGCTGTGACGGTGGTGCCGCTGCCGGGCGCGCGGGTCCTGGCGCTGACGCCGGGGCTCGACGATGGGCTGTTCGAGCATGACGGGCAGATGACCAAGCGGGAGATGCGGGCACTGACGCTATCGGCGCTGGCACCGCGGCGGCATGAGCTGCTGTGGGATATCGGGGCCGGGTCGGGATCGGTGGGTATCGAGTGGATGCTGGCGGATCCGTCGTGCCGGGCCATTGCGGTAGAGTCGCATCCCGAGCGGGTGGCGCGGATTGGGCGCAATGCCAAGGCATTTGGGGTGCCGGGTCTGACGGTGGTTGAGGGGACTGCGCCCTCGGCTCTGGATGGGCTTGAGCCGCCGCATGCGGTTTTTGTCGGTGGCGGCGGGTCTGAACCGGGGGTGATGGAGGCAGCGATGACAGCCTTGCGGCCCAATGGACGGTTGGTGGCCAATGCCGTGACGCTGGAAATGGAGGCGGTGCTGCTTGCCTTGCAGGCTGAGCATGGCGGTGACCTCACGCGGCTTAGCGTAGCGCGGGCGGAGCCGGTGGGGACGATGACGGGGTGGCGGCCGGCCATGCCGATCACGCAGTGGCGGTGGGTCAAGCCGTGGTAG
- the cobM gene encoding precorrin-4 C(11)-methyltransferase, protein MVVHFIGAGPGAVDLITVRGKTLLENCPVCLYAGSIVPREMLDWCPPDARLVDTAPMSLDEIEAEYVRAHEAGEDVARLHSGDLSIWSAVAEQMRRLDRLGIAYTLTPGVPAFAAAAAALEAELTVPEIAQSVVLTRVSGRASPMPERETLAAFGASGATMAIHLAIHSLQRVMAELRPFYGDDCPVAIVAHASWAQQKIIRGTLENIEGRFAEDPVERTAIIFVGRALGAAEFKESALYSAEYQRRFRGRNGL, encoded by the coding sequence GTGGTAGTGCACTTTATCGGCGCGGGTCCGGGGGCTGTCGACCTGATTACGGTGCGCGGCAAGACGCTGCTCGAGAACTGTCCGGTCTGTCTTTATGCCGGGTCGATCGTGCCGCGCGAGATGCTGGACTGGTGCCCCCCGGATGCGCGGCTGGTGGATACGGCGCCGATGTCGCTGGACGAGATCGAAGCCGAATATGTTCGGGCGCATGAGGCGGGCGAGGATGTTGCCCGGCTCCATTCGGGCGATCTCTCGATCTGGAGCGCGGTGGCCGAGCAGATGCGGCGGCTGGACCGGCTCGGGATCGCTTATACGCTCACGCCCGGCGTCCCGGCCTTTGCGGCGGCAGCCGCAGCGCTCGAGGCGGAACTGACGGTTCCCGAGATCGCGCAAAGCGTGGTGCTGACGCGGGTGAGTGGACGGGCGTCACCGATGCCAGAGCGGGAAACGCTGGCCGCCTTCGGCGCGAGCGGAGCGACCATGGCGATCCACCTGGCCATTCATTCGCTGCAACGCGTAATGGCTGAGTTGCGCCCCTTCTATGGAGACGACTGCCCGGTCGCGATCGTGGCGCATGCGAGCTGGGCGCAGCAGAAGATCATTCGCGGGACCTTGGAGAATATCGAAGGGCGTTTCGCGGAAGATCCGGTCGAGCGCACGGCGATCATCTTTGTCGGCCGTGCGCTGGGTGCGGCGGAGTTCAAGGAAAGCGCGCTTTATTCGGCAGAGTATCAGCGGCGGTTTCGCGGCCGGAACGGGCTTTAG
- a CDS encoding DUF1003 domain-containing protein — MSQRTDKQVGDSPTVTSKGTLSPVLTRNIEAILERRQAKAKAASAEEKAAAAISKFAGSMIFVYIHLVLFGGWILINVGLVPIIPAWDSSLVVLAMIASVEAIFLSTFVLINQNRMAADDDARSDLDLQINLLNEHETTKLIAMVDAISRHLGVKVVEEKEVEEMKRDVAPEAVLDRLEEEDAAGEESR; from the coding sequence ATGTCACAGCGGACCGATAAGCAGGTGGGCGACAGTCCGACGGTAACGTCAAAGGGCACGCTGAGCCCGGTGCTGACGCGCAATATCGAGGCGATCCTCGAGCGGCGGCAAGCGAAAGCAAAGGCTGCATCTGCCGAGGAAAAGGCCGCAGCGGCGATCAGCAAATTCGCCGGCAGCATGATCTTCGTTTATATCCATCTGGTTTTGTTCGGCGGCTGGATCCTGATCAATGTCGGGCTGGTGCCGATTATTCCCGCTTGGGACTCTTCACTGGTGGTGCTGGCGATGATCGCTTCGGTGGAAGCGATTTTCCTCTCTACCTTTGTTCTCATCAACCAGAACCGGATGGCGGCCGACGATGATGCGCGATCTGACCTCGACCTCCAGATCAACCTTCTCAACGAGCACGAAACCACCAAGCTCATCGCCATGGTCGATGCCATTTCGCGGCATCTTGGGGTCAAGGTCGTGGAGGAAAAGGAAGTGGAAGAAATGAAACGGGACGTCGCACCCGAAGCGGTGCTGGACCGGTTGGAGGAAGAGGACGCGGCTGGCGAGGAGAGCCGTTAG
- a CDS encoding response regulator has product MAENSTELAGKRILVVEDDYLLANDVCSELRELGATVLGPAPTPFYAMQLIGNRKLDAAVLDVRLHGATVFEVADHLVGRGVPIIFVTGYARSEMPRRFQMASLFEKPLDRPRLMAEIISVTKRLGARGTPMVEKSGSGLPLERSEEMFARALARSVAANVRAGKPD; this is encoded by the coding sequence ATGGCAGAAAACAGTACGGAGCTTGCGGGAAAACGGATCCTCGTTGTCGAGGACGACTACCTGCTGGCCAATGATGTCTGCAGCGAATTGCGGGAGCTGGGCGCCACAGTCCTCGGCCCCGCCCCGACCCCATTTTATGCCATGCAGCTGATTGGCAATCGTAAGCTCGATGCTGCGGTGCTCGATGTGCGGCTGCACGGGGCCACGGTTTTCGAGGTTGCGGATCACCTGGTTGGCCGCGGCGTCCCGATCATCTTCGTGACGGGATATGCCCGCTCGGAGATGCCGAGGCGCTTCCAGATGGCGAGCCTCTTCGAAAAGCCATTGGATCGTCCGCGGCTAATGGCGGAGATCATTTCCGTGACCAAAAGACTGGGAGCACGAGGAACGCCAATGGTCGAAAAGTCAGGCTCTGGGTTGCCACTGGAGCGGTCCGAAGAAATGTTTGCCCGGGCCTTGGCGCGCTCGGTGGCCGCTAATGTGCGCGCAGGTAAGCCGGACTGA